GCCAGAATGGTTAATTTAAAGAGATTCCACCTTGAGGGCAAAATCTTTTTGACTGTGTTTCGCTCTGTATGACATTGTAGTCAAACTGCCTCTTTCCTGCGTCACTACACACTGCATCACTATCTTGTCTTTCCTCCCAGAGCACGCTCTGCATCTCAGGGGGCTGATATCCTGGCTCAAGGGGGTTCAGCGGGTCCTTGGAGAGAAGGATACTGATAGATGGCACAGTTCTGTGGACGGTCATTTTGGCACCGCCTCCTTCCTGACTCTCCCACAGCTCCCGAATACCTTTATAGCGCAGTTTAGTTAGCTGGTGGAGTCCACCCACTTTTCTCTTCATTATCTCTACACAAGTGATGGTTTTGGTGACAGCCCGACCCGACCCAGTGAACACCACCTGTCTCAGTCCGACCTGTTCGCTATTTCCTTCCTTGCACTGCATCCGTGCCATAGCAAAGCCCATCAGGTTGCGGATCTTGCTGCCTTCTTTAACGCGCATCTCCAAAACGCCTGGGAGCAGCCCGGGAAATGGGCATGGGCTATCCTCCTCTGTCCGAAACACCCTCTTAAAGCCAGCCGCAAGACCCTGATTCAGAACTGGACTGTGAGAGGTCAGGACAGGAGGAGCAGAGGTGTGATGAGCGGCAGTTGTCTCAACCGGGAAGGGTACATGCTCATCTTTCACAATGCTCAGATCCATAAGCGCACTTCTGTATCCTCAGGAGCTTTAACCAGTCAAGCTGAGTCTCTGAAACAATTCCAGCTATAAACTCTTCGAGCATGCTTCAATTATTCCCACATTTcggattttttttcagttacaCACAATCCAACCAGCTCGCTGATGTTTTGATCGGTAAAACAATTTCTCTCTCCTAGTTTTACTTAATCTAGTTTTACATAATTTATCATGAGCAGTTTTTTGTTTACgttcaaaaacattaaaatgtcacCTAATCAATTAGCTGCCCAATAAAGACCATCCAAAACTGCTTGTCAATTAGTTCTGACAAACAAGGACACATCAAACAGCAAATTCAGGCagaaattatttctaaaatctTAATGTAATGCTGCAAATGTCCTCTGTCTTCAAACTGAAAGACATTACCTCTTCTTTAGAGTCCTGAAGATTTCCCATAAACAAATTTCATGATGTTATTTTCCGATGAACTTTATAAACACTCCTCTTGtgtgtttcttctttcttcaaAC
Above is a window of Tachysurus vachellii isolate PV-2020 chromosome 9, HZAU_Pvac_v1, whole genome shotgun sequence DNA encoding:
- the LOC132851595 gene encoding ribonuclease P protein subunit p25-like protein, giving the protein MDLSIVKDEHVPFPVETTAAHHTSAPPVLTSHSPVLNQGLAAGFKRVFRTEEDSPCPFPGLLPGVLEMRVKEGSKIRNLMGFAMARMQCKEGNSEQVGLRQVVFTGSGRAVTKTITCVEIMKRKVGGLHQLTKLRYKGIRELWESQEGGGAKMTVHRTVPSISILLSKDPLNPLEPGYQPPEMQSVLWEERQDSDAVCSDAGKRQFDYNVIQSETQSKRFCPQGGISLN